A single region of the Silene latifolia isolate original U9 population chromosome 8, ASM4854445v1, whole genome shotgun sequence genome encodes:
- the LOC141595332 gene encoding uncharacterized protein LOC141595332, giving the protein MKYLLLHIAGSPDQALQLLDSCTSHQRFCTGSMYDYIRTRREPVPWAKQVHGDGCHPKHSFTAVMALQNGFPTVDKLTSRGLYMVNRCALCEHSCEDIHHLFFDCVFSRQVLMIIAHWVSLPLTTYSLAFILQDGVYSIKHRPSLMATVYYL; this is encoded by the coding sequence ATGAAATACCTTCTTTTGCACATTGCTGGCTCCCCTGATCAGGCACTTCAGCTTTTGGATTCTTGTACTTCCCATCAGAGATTCTGTACGGGCTCCATGTATGACTATATTCGAACAAGAAGGGAACCAGTCCCCTGGGCTAAGCAGGTACATGGGGATGGCTGCCATCCTAAGCACTCTTTCACTGCTGTGATGGCTCTGCAGAATGGATTTCCTACAGTGGATAAGCTGACTTCTCGCGGGTTGTATATGGTTAATAGGTGTGCTCTATGTGAGCATAGCTGTGAGGATATTCACCATTTGTTCTTTGATTGTGTTTTTTCCCGGCAGGTTCTTATGATCATTGCTCACTGGGTTTCCTTGCCCCTGACCACTTATTCCCTGGCCTTCATATTGCAAGATGGTGTCTACTCTATCAAGCATCGACCAAGCTTGATGGCCACTGTCTACTATTTGTAG